A single window of Alphaproteobacteria bacterium DNA harbors:
- a CDS encoding AtpZ/AtpI family protein produces the protein MTERKAPPSLDDLGARLKAARERQDGAEPAATAAEEAPFSGLGMAARIGVELVASLAVGAGIGWLLDQWLGTAPWLMVVFLFLGMGAGVSNVYRAMNRLGSAVGYRDAGDDSEGPKSGYDGS, from the coding sequence ATGACGGAACGCAAGGCTCCCCCGTCCCTCGACGATCTCGGAGCTCGGCTCAAGGCCGCGCGCGAACGTCAGGATGGTGCGGAACCCGCGGCAACGGCGGCGGAAGAAGCCCCGTTCAGCGGGCTCGGCATGGCGGCGCGGATCGGAGTCGAACTGGTCGCTTCGCTGGCCGTCGGTGCGGGGATCGGATGGCTGCTCGACCAGTGGCTGGGCACGGCGCCCTGGTTGATGGTCGTTTTTCTGTTCTTGGGCATGGGCGCCGGAGTTTCCAACGTCTATCGCGCCATGAACCGTTTGGGATCGGCGGTCGGTTACCGCGACGCCGGGGATGACAGTGAAGGCCCGAAATCGGGCTACGACGGGAGTTAG
- a CDS encoding DUF721 domain-containing protein: MTTPNRAYGPRSLAGPLSRVTRPILRRRGLASAQVVSKWREIMGPQLAAQSIPQRYQPERGGGGTLHIRVGGGWATEFQHLEPQIIDRINTYFGYRAVSRLVLRQGPVPQPPQSKTRSVDGTHEPGPAVDVPVRDDDLRTALERLGQAVRRSHKEDKKT, translated from the coding sequence ATGACCACGCCCAATCGTGCTTACGGTCCCCGCAGCCTTGCCGGTCCGCTGTCCCGGGTGACCCGACCGATTCTGCGCCGCCGCGGGCTGGCCTCGGCGCAGGTGGTGTCGAAATGGCGAGAGATCATGGGCCCGCAGCTGGCGGCGCAGTCGATTCCGCAACGCTACCAGCCCGAGCGCGGCGGCGGCGGCACTTTGCATATTCGGGTCGGTGGCGGCTGGGCAACCGAGTTCCAACATCTCGAACCCCAGATCATCGACCGCATCAACACCTATTTCGGCTATCGCGCGGTGTCCCGCCTCGTGCTTCGGCAGGGCCCGGTGCCGCAACCGCCGCAATCGAAGACAAGGTCAGTGGACGGAACCCATGAACCGGGTCCAGCGGTCGACGTGCCGGTTCGCGACGATGACTTGCGCACCGCCCTGGAACGACTTGGCCAAGCGGTCCGCCGCAGCCATAAAGAAGACAAGAAAACGTGA
- the minD gene encoding septum site-determining protein MinD, translating to MAKVIVVTSGKGGVGKTTTSASLATGLAQSGAKTVVIDFDVGLRNLDLIMGCERRVVFDFVNVIQGEAKLHQALIRDKRVDNLSLLPASQTRDKDALTREGVGEVLEALSDDFEYIVCDSPAGIEKGALLALYFADHAIIVTNPEISSVRDSDRILGILASRSKRAEDGRTPVEENLLLTRYDAARVASGEMLKIEDIKEILAIPLLGVIPENEDVLTSSNTGTPIILNENSKAGQAYRDAVSRFLGEQIEHRFLEPERRGLFRRLIGGTA from the coding sequence ATGGCGAAAGTAATCGTGGTGACATCAGGCAAGGGAGGCGTCGGCAAGACTACGACCAGCGCGTCGCTTGCGACCGGTCTGGCCCAGAGTGGGGCCAAGACGGTGGTCATTGATTTCGATGTCGGCCTGCGCAACCTCGACCTGATCATGGGTTGCGAACGGCGCGTTGTTTTCGATTTCGTCAACGTCATCCAGGGCGAGGCAAAGCTTCACCAGGCTCTGATCCGCGACAAGCGGGTCGACAATTTGTCCTTGCTGCCGGCGTCCCAGACCCGCGACAAGGACGCATTGACCCGGGAAGGCGTCGGCGAGGTACTCGAGGCGTTGAGCGACGATTTCGAATATATCGTCTGTGACAGTCCGGCCGGAATCGAGAAGGGTGCGCTGCTCGCGCTCTACTTTGCCGACCACGCCATCATCGTCACCAACCCGGAAATCTCCAGCGTACGCGATTCCGACCGCATCCTCGGCATCCTCGCCAGCCGCTCGAAACGGGCCGAGGACGGCCGCACGCCGGTCGAAGAGAACCTCCTCCTGACCCGCTACGACGCCGCCCGCGTTGCCAGCGGCGAGATGCTGAAGATCGAGGACATAAAGGAAATCCTGGCGATTCCCTTGCTCGGTGTGATCCCGGAAAACGAGGATGTGCTGACCTCGTCGAACACCGGCACGCCGATCATCCTCAACGAAAATTCGAAGGCCGGCCAAGCCTATCGCGATGCGGTCTCCCGCTTCCTCGGCGAGCAAATTGAGCACCGCTTCCTCGAACCGGAGCGAAGGGGCCTGTTCCGGCGCTTGATCGGAGGTACGGCATGA
- the mutY gene encoding A/G-specific adenine glycosylase, translating to MKQPPQSTGLAVSLLAWYDRARRDLPWRAAPGSSSDPYRVWLSEIMLQQTTVATVAPYYRAFLDRWPRVQDLAAATLDDVLHAWQGLGYYARARNMHACARVVAAEHGGRFPASEAELRALPGIGPYTAAAIAAIAFNRPATPVDGNVERVMARLYAVEQALPGAKPELRRRAARLTPQRRPGDYAQAVMDLGATICTPRNPDCGVCPWRGACRALADGRTGELPRRAASGARPLRRGIAFWAWRRDGSILLRRRPERGLLGGMMEVPSTAWRSAPWTIGEATAEAPVTADWQALPGIVRHTFTHFHLELEVAAGQCDGRSKQRGAEGEWVALDALTGYALPTVMKKVVGHAAAALDQNQ from the coding sequence GTGAAACAGCCTCCGCAATCCACCGGCCTCGCCGTATCTCTGCTCGCTTGGTACGACCGCGCGCGGCGCGACCTGCCGTGGCGCGCGGCGCCGGGATCGTCGTCGGACCCCTATCGCGTGTGGCTCAGCGAGATCATGCTGCAGCAGACGACGGTGGCTACCGTCGCGCCCTACTACCGCGCATTTCTCGACCGATGGCCGCGTGTGCAGGATCTGGCGGCGGCCACCCTCGACGACGTCCTTCATGCCTGGCAGGGGCTCGGTTACTACGCCCGGGCGCGGAACATGCATGCCTGCGCCCGCGTCGTCGCGGCCGAGCATGGCGGCCGGTTCCCCGCTAGCGAAGCGGAATTGCGCGCGCTGCCGGGAATCGGTCCCTACACCGCGGCGGCCATTGCGGCGATCGCCTTCAACCGGCCGGCCACGCCGGTCGACGGCAATGTCGAACGGGTGATGGCACGCCTCTACGCGGTTGAGCAGGCTTTGCCCGGCGCCAAGCCGGAGCTGCGCCGCCGCGCCGCCCGGTTGACCCCGCAACGGCGTCCTGGCGATTACGCCCAGGCGGTCATGGATCTCGGCGCGACGATATGCACGCCGCGTAATCCGGATTGCGGCGTATGCCCATGGCGCGGTGCCTGCCGTGCGCTCGCCGACGGCCGAACCGGCGAGTTGCCGCGGCGGGCGGCTTCGGGAGCAAGGCCGCTGCGCCGCGGGATCGCGTTCTGGGCCTGGCGGCGCGACGGGTCCATCCTGCTGCGCCGCCGACCCGAGCGGGGATTGCTCGGCGGCATGATGGAGGTCCCGTCGACGGCATGGCGCAGTGCCCCGTGGACTATCGGCGAAGCGACCGCCGAGGCGCCGGTCACGGCGGACTGGCAGGCCTTGCCCGGGATCGTGCGCCATACCTTTACCCATTTCCATCTCGAACTCGAAGTTGCCGCCGGCCAGTGCGACGGGCGGTCAAAACAAAGGGGCGCCGAGGGAGAATGGGTCGCCCTCGACGCCCTGACCGGGTATGCGCTGCCGACGGTCATGAAAAAGGTCGTCGGCCACGCCGCGGCCGCGCTGGATCAGAACCAATAA
- a CDS encoding AAA family ATPase, whose protein sequence is MQFSALRLSGFKSFVDPTELTIEPGLSGVVGPNGCGKSNLVEALRWVMGETSAKKMRGGGMDDIIFGGTTERPSRNIAEVMLVLDNGDRTAPSSFNDSDILEISRRIERESGSVYRVNGKDVRARDVQLLFADLATGARSGAMVSQGRVGALINAKPADRRILLEEAAGISGLHSRRHEAELRLRAAEGNLERLDDVLAALDGQLKALKRQARQAARYRNIGEHIRKAEAIVLYLRWQTASQELATTQASLNAVTAKVGELAGQATRQTTEHAEAADKLPALRQSEAEAAAALHRLTAAREAIDAERERLRLAKADADARLEQIAQDITRELALSADAEAAEKRLSEERDALTAGQDNQEAETRAAEEAVAAAESEVDGLDGEMSALTQSILTEEARRTAAQRRIAEIEERIARLRERGERVNEERAASASHTETADQIAAAEDAVATAAAALGDRQSEAESVETARTEAQDGEMTARETAQQAEETLAGLRAEERALAELLAEGRPESWAPIIDSVAVDAGYEDALGAALGDDLTASDDSAAPIHWRDLPPITGAPPLPDGAEPLSKFVRGPRTLERRLAQIGVVPDRATGLRLGGDLAIGQRLVSRAGELWRWDGFTVTAGADTAAATRLGQRNRLAEVRSDLTAANDTAATAREHFETARAAAADAAASEATARQSLRQAFAALAAARDSQARLVRENAESASRLAALDQAGEQVAADLNEAEAELAAARDAVADGLDLEEKRRQQQGLRERLGAARLDLIERRSRHDRLLSEAEARGARLDAIGDDLRSWQQRTENARQQMRTLAERRDATRTEISQLEAAPAEIDEKRRALLAEIDRSEITRKEAADALVAAENVLNAIAKALREAEAALADAREERARSEGAVAQIEQSRDAIRDRMKERLDCAPDQALAVAGHEPGDQLPEPGTVETRLERLLRERDNIGPVNLRAEQEVKELGEQIASLDQERGDLIDAIARLRQGINELNREGRARLLESFKEVNTHFEELFVRLFGGGHAYIRLIESDDPLDAGLEIFASPPGKKLQILSLLSGGEQALTALALLFSVFLTNPAPICVLDEVDAPLDDANVDRFCKLLADIAESSATRFLIVTHHRMTMARMDRLYGVTMPEQGISQLVSVDLQTAEELRDSA, encoded by the coding sequence TTGCAATTCAGCGCACTCAGGCTTAGCGGCTTCAAGTCCTTTGTCGATCCCACCGAACTGACGATCGAACCGGGACTGTCGGGCGTCGTCGGACCGAACGGTTGCGGCAAATCGAATCTGGTCGAGGCGCTGCGCTGGGTCATGGGGGAAACCTCGGCCAAGAAAATGCGCGGTGGCGGCATGGACGACATCATATTCGGTGGCACCACCGAACGCCCGTCGCGCAACATCGCCGAGGTCATGCTCGTCCTCGACAACGGCGATCGCACGGCGCCGTCGTCCTTCAACGACAGCGACATTCTTGAAATTTCGCGCCGCATCGAACGCGAATCGGGGTCAGTCTACCGGGTCAACGGCAAGGACGTGCGGGCCCGCGATGTTCAGCTTCTGTTCGCCGACCTCGCCACCGGCGCCCGTTCCGGCGCCATGGTCAGCCAGGGACGGGTGGGCGCATTGATCAATGCCAAGCCGGCCGACCGGCGAATCCTGCTGGAGGAAGCGGCGGGCATCAGCGGGCTCCATTCGCGGCGCCACGAGGCCGAGCTGCGGCTGCGCGCGGCCGAGGGCAATCTGGAACGCCTCGACGACGTCCTGGCGGCCCTCGACGGACAGCTCAAGGCGCTCAAGCGCCAGGCGCGGCAGGCCGCCCGCTACCGCAATATCGGCGAACATATCCGCAAGGCGGAGGCAATCGTCCTCTATTTGAGGTGGCAGACGGCGAGCCAGGAGCTGGCGACGACGCAGGCATCGCTCAACGCGGTCACCGCCAAGGTCGGCGAGCTTGCCGGGCAAGCGACCCGCCAGACCACGGAACACGCCGAGGCCGCGGACAAACTGCCGGCGCTGCGCCAGAGCGAGGCCGAGGCGGCCGCCGCGTTGCACCGCTTGACGGCGGCACGAGAGGCGATCGATGCGGAGCGCGAGCGGCTGCGCCTGGCCAAGGCCGATGCCGATGCCCGGCTCGAACAGATCGCCCAGGACATCACCCGCGAACTCGCCTTGTCGGCCGATGCCGAGGCGGCCGAAAAACGACTGAGCGAGGAACGGGACGCTCTCACCGCCGGTCAGGACAACCAGGAGGCCGAAACCCGCGCCGCCGAGGAGGCGGTCGCTGCCGCCGAATCGGAGGTCGATGGCCTCGACGGCGAGATGAGCGCCCTGACCCAGTCGATCCTCACCGAAGAAGCCCGTCGCACGGCAGCCCAACGGCGCATCGCGGAGATCGAGGAACGGATCGCCCGGCTCCGCGAACGCGGCGAACGGGTCAACGAAGAACGGGCCGCCAGTGCGTCACACACCGAAACGGCGGACCAAATTGCCGCCGCCGAGGACGCGGTGGCGACGGCAGCCGCGGCTCTGGGCGATCGCCAATCCGAGGCGGAATCGGTCGAGACCGCGCGGACCGAGGCGCAAGACGGCGAAATGACAGCGCGCGAGACGGCACAGCAGGCCGAAGAAACACTGGCCGGTCTGCGGGCCGAGGAGCGCGCCTTGGCCGAATTGCTCGCCGAAGGCCGCCCCGAATCCTGGGCCCCGATCATCGATTCGGTGGCCGTCGACGCCGGATACGAAGACGCACTGGGCGCCGCGTTGGGCGACGACCTGACGGCCTCCGATGACAGCGCCGCGCCGATCCATTGGCGCGATCTGCCGCCGATTACCGGCGCGCCGCCGCTGCCCGACGGCGCCGAGCCCCTGTCCAAATTCGTCCGCGGACCGCGCACCCTCGAGCGCCGTCTGGCGCAGATCGGCGTCGTACCCGACCGCGCGACCGGGCTCCGGCTCGGCGGCGACCTGGCTATCGGACAGCGGCTGGTCAGTCGCGCGGGCGAATTGTGGCGGTGGGACGGGTTTACCGTGACCGCCGGCGCCGACACCGCCGCGGCGACCCGCCTCGGCCAGCGCAACCGTCTGGCCGAGGTCCGAAGCGATTTGACCGCAGCCAACGATACCGCGGCAACCGCGCGGGAACACTTTGAGACGGCGCGCGCCGCCGCCGCCGACGCCGCCGCGTCCGAGGCCACTGCGCGGCAATCGTTGCGCCAGGCTTTCGCCGCGCTGGCGGCGGCCCGGGACAGCCAAGCGAGGTTGGTCCGTGAGAACGCCGAAAGCGCGTCGCGCCTTGCCGCGCTCGATCAGGCCGGGGAACAGGTCGCGGCCGATCTGAACGAGGCCGAGGCGGAACTCGCGGCAGCCCGGGACGCGGTTGCCGATGGCCTGGATCTCGAGGAAAAACGACGCCAACAGCAAGGCCTGCGCGAACGCCTGGGCGCGGCGCGATTGGATCTCATCGAACGGCGCAGCCGCCACGACCGTCTGCTGAGCGAAGCCGAGGCCCGCGGCGCGCGCCTCGACGCGATCGGCGATGACCTTCGCTCATGGCAGCAGCGCACCGAGAATGCACGCCAACAAATGCGAACGCTCGCCGAGCGGCGCGACGCGACCCGGACCGAAATCAGTCAACTCGAAGCGGCGCCCGCCGAGATCGACGAAAAACGGCGCGCCCTGCTCGCCGAAATCGACCGCTCCGAGATCACGCGCAAGGAAGCGGCTGACGCTTTGGTCGCCGCGGAAAACGTGCTCAATGCCATCGCCAAGGCCCTGCGCGAAGCCGAGGCGGCGCTTGCCGACGCGCGCGAGGAACGGGCGCGGTCGGAGGGCGCGGTCGCGCAAATCGAGCAATCGCGTGACGCCATTCGCGACCGCATGAAGGAACGGCTCGACTGCGCTCCCGACCAGGCGCTGGCGGTGGCCGGCCATGAGCCGGGCGATCAATTGCCCGAACCGGGCACCGTCGAGACCCGCCTCGAACGCTTGCTCCGCGAGCGCGACAATATCGGTCCGGTGAATCTGCGCGCCGAACAGGAAGTCAAGGAACTGGGAGAGCAGATTGCGTCCCTCGACCAGGAGCGCGGCGATTTGATCGACGCCATAGCGCGGCTCCGCCAGGGCATCAACGAACTCAACCGCGAAGGCCGGGCGCGCTTGCTGGAATCTTTCAAAGAGGTCAACACCCACTTCGAAGAATTGTTCGTCCGCCTGTTTGGCGGCGGGCATGCGTATATCCGGCTCATCGAGTCCGACGACCCGCTCGACGCCGGGCTGGAGATCTTCGCCAGCCCACCCGGTAAGAAACTGCAGATCCTGTCGCTGCTGTCCGGCGGCGAGCAGGCGCTCACCGCCCTCGCCCTCCTGTTTTCGGTGTTTCTGACCAACCCGGCACCGATCTGCGTCCTCGACGAGGTCGACGCCCCCCTCGACGACGCCAACGTCGACCGTTTCTGCAAGCTGTTGGCGGACATCGCCGAGAGCTCGGCGACTCGGTTCCTGATCGTCACCCACCATCGCATGACGATGGCACGCATGGACCGGCTGTACGGCGTGACGATGCCCGAACAGGGCATCTCGCAGCTCGTCTCGGTCGATCTCCAAACCGCCGAGGAACTGCGGGATTCCGCGTAG
- a CDS encoding response regulator transcription factor translates to MRVLVVEDQPELADVLRESLAEAGYAVDVAMDGEEGHFLGDTEPYDAVVLDLGLPLMDGLSVLRQWRSDGRMMPVLILTARDRWREKVEGIDAGADDYVAKPFQMEEVLARVRALIRRAAGHAAAELNCGPVAVDTRSGRVTLDGQPVKLTAQEFKVLSYLIHHLNKVVSRTELTEHIYDQDFDRDSNTIEVFIGRLRKKLGADVITTERGLGYRMSAPAHED, encoded by the coding sequence ATGCGTGTTCTTGTCGTCGAGGATCAGCCCGAGCTGGCCGATGTGCTGCGTGAATCGCTGGCCGAGGCGGGCTATGCCGTCGATGTGGCGATGGACGGCGAGGAAGGTCATTTTCTCGGCGACACCGAACCCTATGACGCGGTCGTCCTGGACCTCGGCCTGCCGCTGATGGACGGGCTTTCGGTGCTGCGGCAGTGGCGCAGCGACGGCCGCATGATGCCGGTTCTCATCCTTACCGCCCGAGACCGCTGGCGCGAGAAGGTCGAGGGCATCGATGCCGGCGCCGACGACTACGTCGCCAAGCCGTTCCAGATGGAAGAGGTGCTGGCGCGGGTGCGCGCGCTGATCCGCCGCGCCGCCGGCCACGCGGCAGCCGAACTGAATTGCGGCCCGGTTGCCGTCGATACGCGCAGCGGTCGGGTCACTCTCGATGGCCAGCCGGTCAAGCTGACCGCCCAGGAGTTCAAGGTGCTGAGCTATCTCATCCACCACCTCAACAAGGTGGTCTCGCGGACCGAGCTGACCGAGCACATCTACGACCAGGACTTCGACCGCGATTCGAACACCATCGAGGTCTTTATCGGCCGCCTGCGCAAGAAGCTGGGCGCCGACGTGATCACCACCGAACGCGGCCTGGGCTATCGCATGAGCGCGCCCGCGCATGAGGATTAG
- a CDS encoding DsbA family protein — protein MKEADLRNTALALGILILSTIAFGAARAEPVSTEDALADKVLGNADAPIEIIAYESLTCPHCASFHENAWKEIKKNYIEPGKAKFVFRDFPFDAVGLRAAMLARCTGDDRYFATLEVLFSSQSQWSRAADPMQALAGIGRLAGLSAEDFDACMANEALLDGILARRQEGEREFDVSSTPTFIINGTKVIGAQPFEEFDKVMAPMAE, from the coding sequence ATGAAGGAGGCCGATTTGCGCAATACAGCCCTGGCACTTGGAATTCTTATTCTCTCGACGATCGCATTCGGAGCGGCACGCGCCGAACCGGTTTCGACCGAGGACGCCTTGGCTGACAAAGTCCTCGGCAACGCCGACGCGCCGATCGAGATTATCGCCTATGAATCGCTGACCTGCCCCCACTGCGCGTCATTCCACGAAAACGCCTGGAAGGAGATCAAGAAGAACTATATCGAGCCCGGTAAGGCGAAGTTCGTCTTCCGCGATTTTCCCTTCGATGCCGTTGGCCTGCGCGCCGCCATGTTGGCGCGCTGCACCGGTGACGACCGTTACTTCGCCACCCTCGAAGTGCTGTTCTCCAGTCAGTCGCAGTGGTCGCGCGCCGCCGATCCGATGCAGGCGTTGGCGGGCATCGGTCGACTCGCTGGCCTGAGCGCTGAAGATTTCGACGCTTGCATGGCCAACGAGGCATTGCTCGACGGTATTCTGGCGCGGCGCCAGGAAGGCGAACGCGAATTCGATGTTTCCTCGACGCCGACTTTCATTATAAATGGCACCAAGGTCATCGGCGCCCAGCCGTTCGAGGAATTCGACAAGGTGATGGCGCCAATGGCCGAGTGA
- a CDS encoding F0F1 ATP synthase subunit A produces the protein MASAETGAGADQAAAAHGPLYQFEIQPIVSIEIAGLDLSFTNSALFMVASLITISVFLTYGVQSRALVPGRLQSMAELSYEFVANMIRDNVGSEGRRFFPVIFTLFMFILFGNMFGLLPYSFTYTSHIIVTAALALAVFFGVTMVGLFRHGLHFFSFFVPSGVPKLMLPLMVPIEIISYLSRPVSLSIRLFANMMAGHTMLKVFAGFVVPLGAATFGIGGLAPIVMDILLIAFELLVAFLQAYVFTVLTCLYLNDAIHLH, from the coding sequence ATGGCGAGCGCGGAAACCGGGGCGGGCGCCGACCAAGCGGCGGCAGCACACGGTCCCCTCTATCAGTTCGAAATTCAGCCCATCGTGTCGATCGAGATCGCCGGGTTGGACCTTTCGTTTACCAATTCCGCGCTGTTCATGGTCGCCTCGCTGATTACCATCTCGGTATTCCTGACCTATGGCGTCCAGAGCCGCGCGCTGGTGCCCGGCCGGCTGCAATCGATGGCCGAGTTGAGCTACGAATTCGTCGCCAACATGATCCGCGACAATGTCGGCAGCGAGGGACGCCGCTTTTTCCCGGTCATATTCACGCTGTTCATGTTCATCCTGTTCGGCAACATGTTCGGGCTGCTGCCGTACAGCTTTACCTACACCAGCCACATCATCGTCACCGCGGCGCTGGCGTTGGCCGTGTTCTTCGGCGTCACCATGGTCGGGCTGTTCCGCCACGGGCTTCACTTTTTTTCGTTCTTCGTGCCGTCGGGCGTGCCGAAGTTGATGTTGCCGCTGATGGTGCCGATCGAGATCATCTCGTACCTGTCGCGGCCGGTCAGCCTGTCGATCCGGCTGTTCGCCAACATGATGGCCGGCCACACCATGCTCAAGGTCTTCGCCGGTTTCGTCGTACCGTTGGGCGCGGCGACCTTCGGCATCGGCGGATTGGCGCCGATCGTGATGGATATACTGTTGATCGCGTTCGAACTGCTTGTCGCATTCCTGCAGGCCTACGTCTTTACAGTACTGACCTGCCTCTATCTCAACGACGCGATTCACCTCCATTAG
- a CDS encoding HAMP domain-containing histidine kinase, translating to MRIRSLSLRLVIGAAASVLVALAIAAVLLSVLFRIYVERGLEARLNAQLDGLITVTEIGADGQPHPLSLLAEPRFRQPLSGWYWQITPASGSEAPVRSRSLWDSVLTFPPSIAAGREVFQELAGPADQDLFAASRLITLPGSEGAYVFTVAADRAEIEAETRPFTLTLVLSLATLGLVLIAAIFVQVRYGLGPLKQIPKSLADIRSGRADRLSGEFPTEVEPLAVEINALIDHSDKVVDRARTHVGNLAHALKTPLTVLHGEAERAQGGLADVVTRHSAIMTRQIDHYLARARIAARRKTLGARAEVLPVAEDLRRTLARIHEDRGIDIAIDGRAVAFRGDREDLEEMVGNLLDNACKWARHRVLTTVRRRNGDVVIRVDDDGPGLKEEDRAVALTRGKRFDESKSGSGLGLAIVSDLVSVYGGAIELGGSDLGGLSVTLVLPAAEA from the coding sequence ATGAGGATTAGGTCCCTTTCGCTGCGGCTGGTGATCGGTGCCGCGGCCTCGGTCCTGGTCGCCTTGGCGATCGCCGCCGTGCTGCTGAGCGTGCTGTTCCGCATTTACGTCGAGCGCGGCCTCGAGGCGCGGCTGAACGCGCAGCTCGACGGCCTGATCACGGTCACCGAGATCGGCGCCGATGGCCAGCCCCATCCCCTCAGTCTGCTGGCCGAACCGCGGTTCCGCCAACCGCTTTCGGGCTGGTACTGGCAGATCACCCCGGCCAGCGGCAGCGAGGCGCCGGTGCGCTCGCGTTCGCTGTGGGACAGTGTGCTGACGTTCCCGCCGTCGATCGCCGCCGGCCGCGAAGTATTCCAAGAATTGGCCGGCCCGGCGGATCAAGACCTGTTCGCCGCCTCGCGGCTGATCACCCTGCCCGGATCCGAGGGCGCCTACGTCTTCACCGTCGCCGCCGACCGCGCCGAGATCGAAGCCGAGACCCGGCCTTTCACCCTGACTCTGGTGCTGTCGCTGGCGACCCTCGGTCTGGTCCTGATCGCGGCGATCTTCGTCCAGGTCCGCTACGGGCTCGGTCCGCTGAAGCAGATTCCGAAATCGCTGGCCGATATCCGCTCCGGCCGGGCCGACCGCCTGAGCGGCGAGTTTCCGACCGAAGTCGAGCCCTTGGCGGTAGAAATCAACGCCCTTATCGACCACAGCGACAAGGTCGTCGATCGCGCCCGCACCCATGTCGGCAATCTCGCCCATGCCTTGAAGACGCCATTGACCGTGCTGCACGGCGAAGCGGAGCGGGCACAAGGCGGGCTCGCCGATGTCGTCACCCGCCACAGCGCGATCATGACCCGCCAGATCGATCACTACCTGGCGCGGGCGCGCATCGCCGCCCGCCGCAAGACCCTGGGCGCCCGCGCCGAGGTTCTACCGGTGGCCGAGGATTTACGCCGCACCCTGGCGCGCATCCACGAGGACCGCGGCATCGACATCGCCATCGACGGGCGGGCGGTGGCGTTTCGCGGCGATCGGGAAGACCTCGAGGAAATGGTCGGCAACCTGCTCGACAATGCCTGCAAGTGGGCCCGGCATCGGGTCCTGACCACGGTGCGCCGGCGCAACGGCGACGTCGTGATCCGGGTCGATGACGACGGCCCCGGGCTCAAGGAAGAAGACCGCGCCGTCGCTTTGACCCGCGGCAAACGCTTCGACGAGAGCAAGTCGGGCTCGGGCCTGGGGCTCGCCATCGTATCCGATCTGGTTTCCGTCTATGGCGGCGCCATCGAGCTCGGCGGTTCCGACCTTGGCGGCCTATCGGTGACATTGGTCCTGCCCGCGGCGGAAGCTTAG
- the minC gene encoding septum site-determining protein MinC: MAAVELARNQDSEAPFRIRGTTVNLVTLQINQAEPAIIIEELGRLLKQAPAFLRNAPIIIGLDSITAEAKDVDFPGLIGGLRGLDLFPIGVTGGRVSVREAAAAAGLPIMPKGSMRGGDLGSPEPAPVTSDPPPAEDPTAEAVAERQPPELPMDEPATAAEAVPADAPTVADASAADVSHAAPAVLITTPVRAGRQIYANKGADLIVTATVNAGAEIFADGNIHIYGALRGRAIAGAGGYEGARIFAQEFDPELVAIAGLYRVREDLDPGLIGKGIQLRLDGEGLRFDALGPAP; this comes from the coding sequence ATGGCCGCGGTTGAACTGGCCCGAAATCAGGACTCCGAGGCCCCGTTCCGGATCCGCGGCACCACGGTCAATCTGGTGACCCTGCAGATCAATCAGGCCGAGCCCGCGATCATCATCGAGGAATTGGGCCGCCTGCTCAAACAGGCACCGGCATTCCTGCGCAACGCGCCGATCATCATCGGCCTGGATTCGATCACCGCCGAAGCCAAGGACGTGGATTTTCCCGGCCTGATCGGCGGGCTGCGCGGACTGGACCTGTTCCCGATCGGCGTCACCGGTGGCCGCGTATCGGTGCGCGAGGCGGCGGCGGCGGCCGGATTGCCGATCATGCCCAAAGGTTCGATGCGGGGCGGAGATCTCGGCTCGCCGGAGCCGGCGCCGGTAACGTCCGATCCGCCGCCTGCCGAAGACCCGACCGCCGAAGCGGTCGCCGAGAGGCAACCGCCGGAGTTGCCGATGGACGAGCCCGCGACGGCTGCCGAAGCGGTGCCTGCGGACGCGCCGACGGTGGCAGACGCGTCGGCGGCCGACGTATCGCACGCGGCGCCCGCCGTCCTGATCACGACCCCGGTACGGGCGGGACGCCAGATCTATGCCAACAAGGGCGCCGACTTGATCGTCACGGCGACGGTCAATGCCGGCGCGGAGATCTTCGCCGACGGCAATATCCATATTTACGGCGCCCTGCGCGGCCGCGCGATCGCGGGTGCCGGGGGTTACGAAGGCGCGCGCATATTTGCTCAGGAATTCGATCCCGAGCTGGTCGCGATCGCCGGGCTCTATCGGGTGCGCGAGGACCTCGACCCCGGCCTCATCGGCAAGGGCATCCAGCTGCGGCTGGATGGCGAGGGACTTCGCTTCGACGCGTTGGGTCCGGCGCCATGA